In the Palaeococcus pacificus DY20341 genome, one interval contains:
- a CDS encoding acylphosphatase: MEKVRARLKIYGRVQGVGYRWSMQREARKLGVSGWVRNLPDGTVEAVVEGDRERVEALIGWAHQGPIMARVTKVEVKWEEPQGERGFRVTH, from the coding sequence ATGGAGAAAGTTAGGGCACGCCTTAAAATTTACGGCAGGGTTCAGGGAGTGGGTTATAGGTGGAGCATGCAACGGGAGGCTAGAAAGCTTGGCGTAAGCGGGTGGGTGAGAAACCTACCGGATGGGACTGTGGAGGCCGTAGTTGAAGGGGATAGAGAAAGGGTAGAGGCCCTAATAGGGTGGGCTCATCAGGGGCCAATAATGGCAAGGGTAACAAAAGTTGAGGTAAAATGGGAAGAGCCCCAAGGGGAGAGGGGCTTTAGAGTGACGCACTAA
- the hypF gene encoding carbamoyltransferase HypF: MKAYHIHVEGIVQGVGFRPFVYRIAHEHDLKGYVKNLGDAGVEIVVEGKERDINAFLHDLKYKTPPLSKVERIKKKEIPLQGFDTFYIEKSSAGGGGGDSIIPPDVSICEDCIKELFDPNDKRYMYPFIVCTNCGPRFTIIEDLPYDRVNTTMKEFDMCDFCESEYTDPLNRRYHAEPVCCPVCGPRYMLFDRDGRELSGDPIKRTAELIDKGYIVAIKGIGGIHIACDATNEEAVEELRRRILRPQQPFALMAKDLETIEQFAVVREDEKEELLSYRKPIVALQKKEPFTLPESLAPNLHTIGVMLPYSGIHYLLFHYSKSPVYVMTSANYPGLPMVKDNDKAFEELKDLADYFLLHNRKILNRTDDSVIRFVDGKRAVIRRSRGFVPLPIDIPFEFNGLALGAELLNAFGFAKNGRIYPSQYIGNTSKLEILEFMRQAIAHFKKLLRVKSLELVIADLHPLYNTTKLAMEIANEENVELLQVQHHYAHIASVMAENKLDEIVGIALDGVGYGVDGKTWGGEIIYMSYEDVERLAHIDYYPLPGGDLASYYPLRALMGILSKVYDTGELRSIIEKCCPKAIESLKYGEVEFNVALNQLVRDINVSYASSTGRVLDAMAVMLNVAYRRTYEGEPAMKLESLAMRGKHDLDFRIEHNGENIMVESLFTQALESKANPADIAYSTHLALGRAFGELAVEKAKDFGVKNVGISGGVAYNELIVKTIRKIVEASGLKFYVTQEVPRGDNGINVGQAFLGGLYLEGYLSREDLTM, from the coding sequence ATGAAAGCATATCATATTCATGTTGAAGGAATCGTTCAAGGGGTTGGATTTAGACCCTTCGTCTACAGAATCGCCCATGAACACGATCTCAAGGGTTATGTGAAAAATCTTGGCGATGCCGGTGTAGAAATAGTAGTTGAGGGAAAGGAGAGAGATATAAATGCTTTTCTCCATGACCTGAAGTACAAAACACCTCCTCTATCTAAAGTAGAGCGGATTAAAAAGAAAGAAATTCCTCTCCAAGGGTTTGATACATTTTACATAGAAAAGAGCTCAGCAGGCGGAGGCGGCGGAGACTCTATCATTCCTCCAGATGTGAGCATATGTGAGGATTGCATTAAAGAGCTCTTCGACCCAAATGACAAACGCTACATGTATCCTTTTATAGTCTGCACCAACTGCGGACCGAGGTTTACAATAATTGAGGATTTGCCCTACGATAGAGTCAACACCACCATGAAAGAATTTGATATGTGCGATTTCTGTGAAAGCGAGTACACAGATCCATTGAATAGAAGGTACCACGCAGAGCCAGTATGCTGTCCCGTATGTGGTCCAAGGTATATGCTCTTTGACCGCGATGGGAGAGAGTTAAGCGGAGACCCAATAAAGAGAACCGCTGAACTCATAGACAAAGGATACATAGTTGCAATTAAGGGAATAGGAGGAATCCACATAGCCTGCGATGCGACAAACGAAGAAGCAGTGGAGGAGCTTAGGAGAAGGATATTAAGACCTCAACAGCCCTTTGCACTAATGGCAAAAGATCTAGAGACAATAGAGCAGTTTGCAGTTGTTAGAGAAGATGAGAAAGAGGAGCTTTTAAGCTACCGCAAGCCTATAGTCGCTCTCCAAAAGAAGGAACCTTTCACGCTTCCTGAGAGCCTAGCTCCAAACCTGCACACAATAGGAGTTATGCTCCCCTATTCAGGCATCCACTATTTATTGTTCCACTACTCAAAAAGCCCTGTTTATGTCATGACCTCCGCGAACTACCCCGGACTACCTATGGTTAAAGACAATGATAAAGCCTTCGAGGAGCTTAAAGATTTAGCCGATTACTTTTTGCTTCACAACAGGAAGATACTCAACAGAACCGATGATAGCGTCATAAGGTTTGTAGACGGGAAGAGAGCGGTAATTAGGAGGAGCAGAGGCTTCGTGCCTTTACCTATTGATATCCCATTCGAGTTTAATGGTCTGGCTTTGGGTGCAGAGCTCTTAAACGCTTTTGGCTTTGCAAAGAACGGAAGAATTTACCCAAGCCAGTACATAGGAAATACATCAAAGCTTGAGATTTTGGAGTTCATGCGCCAAGCAATAGCTCACTTCAAGAAGCTCCTCAGAGTTAAAAGCCTAGAACTGGTTATAGCTGACCTCCACCCACTCTACAATACGACAAAATTAGCTATGGAGATAGCAAATGAAGAAAACGTCGAGCTCCTCCAAGTCCAACACCACTACGCACACATAGCATCAGTAATGGCTGAAAATAAGCTCGATGAAATTGTAGGGATAGCTTTAGATGGGGTAGGCTATGGTGTTGATGGAAAGACATGGGGTGGAGAGATAATATACATGAGCTACGAGGATGTTGAGAGATTAGCGCATATTGATTACTACCCCCTCCCAGGTGGTGATTTAGCGAGCTACTACCCATTGAGAGCTCTAATGGGAATTTTAAGCAAGGTCTACGATACGGGAGAACTGAGGAGTATCATAGAGAAGTGCTGTCCAAAAGCTATCGAGAGCTTAAAATACGGTGAGGTAGAGTTTAACGTTGCATTGAATCAGCTCGTAAGAGATATAAACGTGAGCTATGCCTCGTCAACGGGAAGAGTGCTTGATGCAATGGCTGTTATGCTCAACGTTGCATATAGGAGAACCTACGAAGGAGAGCCCGCTATGAAGCTCGAAAGCTTAGCGATGAGAGGAAAGCACGATTTAGACTTTAGGATTGAGCACAACGGAGAGAACATAATGGTAGAATCCCTCTTCACGCAGGCACTTGAGAGCAAAGCTAATCCAGCGGATATAGCATACTCCACGCATTTGGCGTTGGGAAGGGCCTTTGGTGAGTTAGCTGTGGAGAAGGCTAAGGACTTTGGAGTAAAAAACGTCGGAATAAGCGGTGGTGTTGCATACAACGAGTTAATTGTTAAAACGATAAGGAAAATAGTGGAAGCCAGCGGTCTGAAGTTCTATGTAACTCAAGAAGTCCCAAGAGGAGATAATGGAATAAATGTCGGGCAGGCTTTCCTAGGAGGCCTCTACTTAGAAGGCTACCTGAGCAGAGAAGACTTAACGATGTAG
- the cutA gene encoding divalent-cation tolerance protein CutA — MVLIYTTFPDWESAERITKHLLKEKLIACANLREHKAFYWWKGEIQEDSEVGAVLKTRIDHWKKVKEVIKEMHPYDVPVIVRIDVDKVNEEYLQWLIDVT; from the coding sequence ATGGTATTGATATACACAACTTTTCCGGATTGGGAGAGTGCGGAGAGGATAACAAAGCACCTCTTAAAAGAAAAGCTGATTGCATGTGCAAACTTGAGGGAGCATAAAGCCTTTTACTGGTGGAAAGGAGAAATTCAGGAGGATAGTGAAGTTGGGGCTGTCCTAAAGACTAGGATAGACCACTGGAAGAAGGTGAAGGAGGTTATTAAGGAAATGCATCCATATGATGTGCCTGTGATAGTTAGGATTGATGTGGATAAGGTCAACGAAGAGTACCTCCAATGGCTGATCGATGTCACATGA
- a CDS encoding endonuclease dU, translated as MRFYKIKPQIRVIGFDDGTFRFKGRGRTILVGVVMKGNKDVLGVLTRWIDVDGKDATDKMIDAINNSRFKDLRVIMLKGITYAGFNIVDIQRLSEETGLPVIVVIRKRPDLKAMESALRKHFSDADERIELLKKAGEVRVLIEGKLYYQTFNMDYGQAEEVIKVTQKSSLIPEPLRLAHMVASAVMCGESRRE; from the coding sequence GTGAGGTTCTACAAAATAAAGCCCCAAATTAGGGTTATAGGGTTTGATGATGGGACTTTCCGCTTTAAAGGGCGAGGGAGGACTATTCTCGTTGGAGTGGTCATGAAGGGAAATAAAGATGTCTTAGGTGTTCTTACCCGCTGGATTGATGTGGATGGAAAGGATGCGACGGATAAAATGATCGATGCCATAAATAATAGCCGTTTTAAAGATTTGAGAGTTATAATGCTTAAGGGGATAACCTACGCCGGTTTCAATATAGTTGATATTCAAAGGCTCAGCGAGGAGACAGGTTTGCCTGTAATAGTTGTGATAAGGAAGAGGCCTGATTTAAAAGCCATGGAGAGTGCTTTAAGGAAGCACTTCTCTGATGCAGATGAGAGAATTGAGCTCCTCAAAAAAGCTGGCGAAGTAAGGGTGCTCATTGAAGGGAAGCTTTATTATCAAACTTTCAACATGGACTATGGGCAGGCAGAGGAGGTGATAAAAGTCACCCAAAAGAGCTCTTTGATTCCAGAGCCGTTAAGGCTTGCACACATGGTAGCAAGTGCCGTTATGTGCGGAGAGAGCAGAAGAGAATGA
- a CDS encoding diacylglycerol/polyprenol kinase family protein → MRGTWDLVLIVYIYVFSVIWLGQYLRKGYSADTTRRIVHILAGDIIVVLPLFASLKWVLTIPLGLAVIVLVAFMLGLPIKHAMVPEGDDPLHAYGPVYYIISIGILVGIFGTKSFIPIVATFVMAWGDGFAALMGRKFGKRRIINGKTLEGSLAFLLFSLLGVTLSYTLWAYFTSSSINDVLSVALLSSISGTIFELLSVGKFGAFDNFTVPLGVALVLRFTF, encoded by the coding sequence ATGAGGGGCACGTGGGATTTAGTTTTGATAGTTTACATTTATGTATTCTCCGTTATTTGGCTTGGACAGTATTTGAGGAAGGGATATTCCGCCGATACGACTAGGAGAATAGTGCATATTTTGGCGGGTGATATAATCGTTGTTCTTCCTCTCTTCGCTTCTTTGAAGTGGGTTTTGACTATTCCATTGGGATTAGCTGTTATCGTTTTGGTGGCATTTATGCTTGGCCTTCCTATTAAACATGCTATGGTTCCAGAGGGAGATGATCCTCTTCATGCCTATGGCCCAGTTTACTACATAATAAGCATTGGGATACTTGTAGGGATTTTTGGGACGAAGAGCTTTATCCCTATAGTGGCCACATTTGTAATGGCGTGGGGGGATGGTTTTGCTGCATTGATGGGTAGAAAATTTGGAAAAAGAAGAATTATCAATGGTAAGACCTTGGAGGGGAGCTTAGCGTTTTTACTCTTTTCTCTCTTGGGAGTTACACTTAGCTATACACTTTGGGCTTACTTCACGTCCTCTTCCATAAATGACGTACTCAGCGTAGCTCTCCTATCTTCAATTTCAGGGACTATTTTTGAGCTGCTGAGCGTTGGGAAGTTCGGGGCGTTTGATAATTTTACCGTACCTCTTGGAGTGGCCCTAGTATTAAGATTCACATTTTAA
- a CDS encoding tetratricopeptide repeat protein, with the protein MTDLDEMITLIKKGLWDEALSRVAKLENNLDKVQVLIFIGTELYSHHGDLEGALQILGDAEYYSNKIKAPARKAIAYANLGFAYSLFGDYESAGELFLRALDNVDKLDKMAEKGEVLGIVAQYLGMAGMIEDAIEYFEEAFDLIVNSKIEYVQKLDLLIKLGDLMVNSGDYLQSKEALYFYERAYDLFDKLRVSDRAADVEKKIYLCRTLPYSGTPEVRKALKEGRYAYITTKVLQSDMSNKDKLIALLEIALWLKKMNILTYKDTVEEALKLMDISELSGEELEHVATLLTELGKLKHALKLAVNISNVEKQSEAFKGIALALAGNGQFIEAERIIKEIPDPDIRNEAMNELKKIILSR; encoded by the coding sequence ATGACCGATTTAGATGAGATGATAACGCTCATTAAGAAGGGACTGTGGGATGAAGCTCTTTCTAGAGTTGCTAAGCTGGAGAATAACTTAGATAAGGTGCAAGTTCTAATTTTTATCGGCACTGAGCTGTATTCACATCATGGTGATCTTGAAGGTGCGCTTCAAATCCTTGGGGATGCGGAATACTATTCCAACAAAATAAAAGCGCCCGCTAGAAAGGCCATAGCTTACGCAAATTTGGGCTTTGCCTATTCTCTCTTTGGAGATTATGAAAGTGCTGGGGAGTTATTTCTCCGGGCACTTGATAATGTGGACAAGCTGGACAAGATGGCAGAGAAGGGAGAAGTTCTGGGAATTGTGGCTCAGTATTTAGGAATGGCTGGGATGATAGAGGATGCCATCGAATACTTTGAGGAAGCCTTTGATTTAATAGTAAACTCGAAGATAGAATATGTCCAGAAATTGGACTTGCTTATAAAGCTCGGGGATTTGATGGTTAATAGCGGGGACTACTTACAATCAAAGGAAGCTTTGTACTTTTATGAACGGGCTTATGATTTGTTTGATAAATTGCGTGTGAGTGATAGGGCTGCGGACGTTGAAAAGAAGATATACCTATGCAGAACCCTTCCTTATTCCGGCACTCCTGAAGTTAGAAAAGCTCTTAAAGAGGGTAGATATGCGTATATAACAACCAAAGTGCTACAATCGGACATGTCAAACAAAGATAAGCTGATAGCTCTTTTAGAAATTGCACTCTGGCTTAAAAAGATGAATATTCTTACATATAAGGATACGGTAGAAGAAGCTTTGAAGTTAATGGACATCTCAGAGTTGTCTGGTGAGGAATTAGAGCATGTTGCAACACTCCTAACTGAGCTGGGCAAACTAAAACATGCTTTGAAATTAGCGGTAAATATATCCAATGTGGAGAAGCAGAGTGAGGCGTTTAAAGGGATAGCATTAGCTCTTGCAGGGAATGGACAATTTATAGAGGCTGAAAGAATAATAAAGGAAATACCAGATCCCGATATTAGAAATGAAGCTATGAATGAATTAAAGAAAATAATCCTGAGCCGGTAA
- a CDS encoding dipeptidase, which yields MIFDAHSDLPTYIYDMRKKGKNQVLEENFEKFFGNVVTSRVMAIWTRADKRSIALRYALEVLNAFYKDVSESESFSIVTSVDGMRKAIKSGRVALWLGLEGGEPIEDSLDLLEVFYKLGLRVLTLTWSLRNAIGDGVFERTNGGLTNFGVEVLGKCEELGILVDLSHINEAGFWDAINTTAFPLIASHSNAYALCDNPRNLKDEQIKAIAERGGVIGINAIPIFVDKEKPTLGKMVEHILYMVDLAGYEHVGFGFDFVYYLGGGRDKRVESFFEDESKIPNLIEVLGERMSKKELDAVKFKNFERVFEKVIG from the coding sequence ATGATATTTGATGCACACTCAGATTTGCCAACCTACATCTACGACATGAGGAAAAAAGGCAAAAATCAGGTTCTTGAGGAGAATTTTGAGAAGTTCTTTGGCAACGTTGTGACTAGCAGAGTAATGGCAATTTGGACTAGGGCAGATAAAAGATCAATCGCCTTAAGATATGCCCTCGAAGTTTTGAACGCCTTTTACAAGGACGTGTCGGAGAGCGAGAGCTTTTCTATAGTAACGAGTGTTGATGGCATGAGAAAGGCAATAAAAAGCGGAAGAGTAGCACTTTGGCTTGGCCTTGAGGGAGGGGAGCCCATCGAGGATAGCTTAGACCTCTTAGAGGTGTTCTATAAGCTCGGCCTTAGAGTGCTAACTTTAACGTGGAGCCTCAGGAATGCCATAGGTGACGGCGTCTTTGAAAGAACAAACGGGGGCCTAACGAACTTCGGTGTCGAGGTTTTAGGGAAGTGTGAGGAGTTGGGCATACTGGTAGACTTGAGCCACATAAATGAGGCAGGCTTTTGGGATGCCATCAATACGACTGCCTTTCCTCTAATTGCTTCTCACTCTAATGCCTACGCTCTCTGCGACAACCCGCGCAACTTAAAGGACGAGCAGATTAAGGCCATAGCCGAGCGAGGAGGGGTCATAGGCATAAACGCAATTCCAATCTTTGTCGACAAGGAGAAGCCGACCTTGGGGAAGATGGTAGAGCACATTCTTTACATGGTGGATTTAGCTGGATATGAGCATGTAGGCTTTGGCTTTGACTTCGTTTACTACCTTGGTGGAGGGAGGGACAAAAGAGTAGAGAGTTTTTTTGAAGATGAGAGCAAAATTCCAAATCTTATAGAAGTTCTCGGAGAGAGAATGAGCAAAAAGGAGCTTGATGCTGTGAAGTTTAAGAACTTTGAGCGGGTGTTTGAAAAAGTCATAGGGTAA
- a CDS encoding NOL1/NOP2/sun family putative RNA methylase: protein MLEKLFSLGYAKDFAERYYQLWGERALRIAEAMEKPLPRCFRVNTLRVEVPKLTKILNKKGFQFKRIPWAREGFCLTREPFSITSTPEYLSGLLYIQEASSMYPPVALEPKPGEVVADMAAAPGGKTSYLAQLMENKGIIYAFDVGGERLKEMRLNISRLGVTNTIIFHKSSLYMDELGIEFDKILLDAPCTGSGTIHKNPERKSSRTMEDVKFCQNLQMQMVKVALENLKKGGILVYSTCSLEPEENEFVVQWILDNFNVEILPLRYGEPALTKPFGIELSEEIAKARRFFPDKHETSGFFVVKIKKNE from the coding sequence ATGCTTGAAAAACTCTTTAGCTTAGGTTATGCAAAAGACTTTGCCGAGCGCTATTACCAGCTCTGGGGTGAGAGAGCCTTAAGGATAGCTGAAGCTATGGAAAAGCCCCTTCCAAGATGCTTTCGGGTGAACACGCTTAGGGTTGAAGTTCCTAAGCTTACCAAAATTCTAAATAAGAAAGGCTTTCAGTTTAAAAGAATCCCCTGGGCGAGGGAGGGCTTTTGCTTAACGAGGGAGCCGTTTTCTATAACCTCAACGCCCGAGTACTTAAGCGGCCTTCTTTATATCCAAGAAGCATCGTCCATGTATCCCCCGGTGGCCTTAGAGCCAAAGCCTGGTGAGGTTGTTGCCGATATGGCCGCCGCTCCAGGTGGAAAGACTTCTTATTTGGCCCAGCTCATGGAGAATAAGGGCATAATCTATGCTTTCGATGTTGGGGGAGAAAGGCTTAAAGAAATGCGCCTAAACATCTCGCGCCTAGGCGTTACAAACACAATAATCTTCCATAAGAGCTCCCTCTATATGGACGAGCTTGGCATTGAATTTGATAAAATTCTCCTCGATGCCCCCTGTACTGGGAGCGGGACGATACACAAAAACCCAGAGAGAAAATCGAGCAGAACAATGGAGGACGTGAAATTCTGTCAAAACCTCCAAATGCAGATGGTTAAAGTAGCGTTAGAAAACCTGAAGAAAGGGGGAATTCTTGTTTATTCAACTTGCTCACTTGAGCCGGAGGAAAATGAATTCGTCGTCCAGTGGATTTTAGATAACTTTAATGTGGAGATTTTGCCCTTAAGGTACGGCGAGCCTGCTCTAACTAAGCCCTTTGGAATTGAGCTGAGTGAGGAGATAGCAAAGGCGAGAAGGTTTTTCCCTGATAAGCATGAGACAAGCGGCTTTTTTGTTGTGAAAATTAAAAAGAATGAGTAA
- a CDS encoding metallophosphoesterase, with the protein MVSFNISRFFRKRHIPDELLKSGEAKLMHISDTPDNIYPFILNIIEKIEPEYIIHTGDLVDNIKLERKPELRYKYENSLRHLLNILENSDAKIYIIPGNEDDIDILKKITTKSRILRPRSILEIEGLKLALAHEPKDLLELNDVDLKLYGHSFKIIPKGLNGLLNVNFILLPSRKILKVKYPDGTNFERGYKLMRGL; encoded by the coding sequence ATGGTATCGTTCAACATCTCTAGGTTCTTTAGAAAACGCCACATCCCAGATGAGCTTTTAAAAAGCGGAGAAGCTAAGCTAATGCACATCAGCGACACCCCCGACAACATATACCCCTTCATCCTGAATATCATAGAGAAGATTGAGCCAGAATACATAATTCACACGGGGGACTTAGTGGATAATATAAAACTCGAAAGAAAGCCCGAATTAAGGTATAAATATGAGAACTCATTAAGGCATCTTTTGAACATCTTGGAAAACTCGGACGCTAAAATTTACATTATTCCTGGAAATGAAGATGATATAGACATTCTAAAAAAGATCACCACAAAAAGCCGGATTTTAAGGCCTAGGAGTATTTTAGAGATTGAAGGCCTTAAACTAGCACTCGCCCATGAGCCGAAAGACTTGCTGGAGCTCAACGATGTGGATCTAAAGCTCTACGGCCACAGCTTTAAAATAATCCCTAAAGGATTAAATGGCCTCTTGAATGTTAATTTCATACTCCTTCCCAGCAGAAAGATTTTGAAGGTTAAATATCCCGACGGCACAAACTTTGAAAGAGGATATAAACTTATGAGGGGATTGTAA
- a CDS encoding saccharopine dehydrogenase family protein produces MKVLVLGAGNVGKAIAYDLSRDFEVWVGDKSKERLEDIKEFASPIEVDASNMGELVEVMGKFDLIIGALPGRFGFKTLQAAIKAQKDLVDISFMPENPMVLHEEAEDAGVTIIVDAGFAPGLSNVLLGRIYQELDILEEGVVRVGGLPKEPKPPLYYKITWSPYDLIEEYTRPARLVRDGELVEIDPLSEINVVKLKNFELEEFPSDGLRTLLETIKAKTLEERTLRWRGHLEKMKVLRELGFFEKENIDFTLNVIAPLMQYESEDFSIMQVYGRGTKDGVTEEIEYIMYDEAKEFSSMARVTGFTAAVMARLVAEGTCTFGVIPPEIVGMRKDTFEYVVSELKKRGIHIEESRRIVKEV; encoded by the coding sequence ATGAAAGTTCTTGTGTTAGGTGCTGGAAACGTTGGGAAAGCTATTGCCTACGATTTGAGTAGGGATTTTGAAGTTTGGGTAGGTGATAAAAGCAAAGAAAGACTCGAGGATATAAAGGAGTTTGCAAGCCCTATCGAAGTTGATGCTTCAAATATGGGTGAGCTCGTGGAAGTTATGGGGAAGTTTGACCTTATAATTGGAGCTCTCCCCGGAAGGTTTGGGTTTAAAACACTCCAAGCTGCCATAAAAGCCCAAAAAGATTTGGTGGATATCTCTTTTATGCCTGAGAACCCTATGGTTCTTCATGAAGAGGCTGAGGATGCGGGAGTTACTATAATCGTTGATGCTGGATTTGCCCCTGGACTGAGCAACGTTTTGCTTGGGAGGATTTATCAAGAGCTTGACATTCTCGAGGAAGGTGTGGTGAGGGTAGGGGGGCTTCCAAAGGAGCCGAAGCCGCCGCTCTATTATAAAATCACATGGTCGCCTTATGATTTAATAGAAGAGTATACCCGACCGGCACGCTTGGTTAGAGATGGCGAGCTCGTTGAGATAGACCCTCTGAGCGAGATTAACGTGGTGAAACTGAAGAATTTCGAGCTTGAGGAATTTCCAAGCGATGGTTTAAGAACACTTTTGGAGACAATAAAGGCAAAGACATTGGAAGAACGGACATTGAGGTGGAGGGGACATCTTGAAAAGATGAAAGTCCTTAGGGAGCTAGGCTTTTTTGAAAAAGAGAACATCGATTTCACTTTGAACGTTATCGCACCTCTGATGCAGTATGAAAGCGAAGACTTTTCTATAATGCAGGTTTATGGAAGAGGTACTAAAGATGGGGTTACTGAGGAAATTGAGTACATAATGTATGATGAAGCTAAGGAATTCTCATCTATGGCAAGGGTTACTGGCTTCACAGCGGCTGTGATGGCCCGCTTGGTGGCGGAGGGGACGTGCACATTTGGAGTAATCCCGCCTGAGATTGTAGGCATGAGAAAAGATACATTTGAGTACGTAGTGAGTGAGCTTAAAAAGCGGGGAATACACATAGAGGAAAGCCGGAGGATAGTGAAAGAGGTGTGA
- a CDS encoding 16S rRNA methyltransferase produces the protein MLHLIIADSELELVPKEITNHPDVVGYAKRRKKRPEQVILDATYHYRALRRIEDGERRGRPDIVHFCLINALESILNKEGKLRVYVHTRNNKVIYIKPETRIPKNYNRFIGLIEDLFEKKAIPKGLKLLQLKEKPLSVLLEEVGADKTFIMHEDGMQLTPPKFGEVLAQYENPAVIVGGFPHGDFKSSLKGEKISIYRASLTAWAVVSEVLVNYERFALF, from the coding sequence ATGCTCCACCTCATAATAGCGGACAGTGAGCTCGAGCTCGTTCCAAAGGAGATAACCAATCATCCGGATGTTGTTGGCTATGCAAAGAGGAGAAAAAAGCGGCCGGAGCAGGTTATCTTAGATGCCACTTATCATTACAGGGCTCTGAGAAGGATTGAAGATGGTGAAAGAAGGGGAAGACCTGATATAGTGCATTTTTGCCTCATAAATGCTTTAGAGAGCATATTGAATAAAGAGGGTAAACTCAGGGTTTACGTGCACACGCGGAATAATAAGGTGATTTACATAAAGCCTGAGACGAGGATTCCAAAGAACTACAATCGGTTTATAGGTTTGATAGAGGATCTCTTTGAGAAAAAAGCAATTCCAAAAGGCTTGAAGCTGCTGCAGTTGAAGGAAAAGCCGTTAAGCGTGCTCTTGGAAGAGGTAGGCGCTGATAAAACTTTTATAATGCACGAGGATGGGATGCAGTTAACACCGCCAAAATTTGGGGAAGTGCTTGCTCAATACGAAAATCCTGCGGTTATAGTAGGAGGTTTTCCCCACGGAGACTTTAAGAGCAGCCTTAAGGGGGAGAAGATTAGCATTTATCGCGCTTCTCTCACAGCATGGGCAGTTGTTAGTGAAGTTCTCGTAAACTACGAGAGATTTGCCCTTTTTTAA